The genomic window AATTGTTTTAAACTTTTTCAAAAGAATGACGATAAGTTTAATGTAAAATATACTAACTTAAAGTTCTCAATCCATGAAAAAACTCACGAAGTTATGGTTAAGGTGGTTGACCAGAAATCCGGCGAAATAATACGGGAGATACCTCCGGAAAAGCTCTTAGATGCCCTTGCTGCCATGTGGGAGTTTACGGGAATTTTAATCGATAAAAAAGCATGAGGTGATAGAAATGGTTACTAGTTTGACTAGTTCTAGTAGTTCGCGGATAGTTGGTTTGGCTTCGGGCATGGATATTGACCAAATGGTCAGTGACTTAATGAAAGCTGCCCGCAAACCCTTAGACAAACTATATCAAGAAAAAACTTTAAAGGAATGGAAAAAAGAAGATTACCGGACTATGAACACTCAACTGCTTGCTTTAAGGACAGAAGCAAGCAATATGCGCCTTCAGGGTACCTATTTAGCCCGGAAAGCCAGCAGCAGTGATGAAAGTGTGGTTACTGCCACTAGTGCAAATAATGCAACAACTGCAACCTATTCAATTAAAATAACTAATTTGGCAACATCTACTATAGTTCAATCAAGTTCTGATATTAGTAACATTGATCCAACAAAGAAAATTTCTGAAATTTTTACTGATGTTACAGGAGAATTTTCTTTTTCTATTAATGGTCAGGAATTTACTGTTGACCCAGCAAATAAAACCCTAAACAGTTTTCTGAACGAAATATCTTCGAATAGTAAAGCAGGAGTAACGGCTTTTTTTGCTTCTTCAGGGACAAATCAAGGCAAAATTGTTCTTATGTCCAAAAGTACAGGATCAACAAGCAGCATTAATCTGGTTGATAGTACGAATAGTTTTTTAACAGGAAAATTAGGCCTTAATACAACGACTCCCGGTTCTGATGCTACAGTTACCATTAATGGTATCGAAACTAAGCAAAGCTCCAATATTTTTACGATTAATGGAACCACCTTTACTTTAAAAGGGAAACTGGATACTGTTTCTACTGTTTCCGTAGTCCAGGACAGCGATGCTATTTATAATTCCATTAAAAGTTTTGTAGATAAATATAACGATGTCATTGATAAATTAAATACTGAAGTGCGGGAAAAAAGATATCGTGATTATGCTCCTCTGACCAGTGAACAAAAAGAGGATATGAAAGACGAGGAAATTAAGTTGTGGGAAGAGAAAGCAAAAAGTGGTATGCTCCGTAGTGATCCCATTTTGACCAATTGTATCAATAAAATGCGTTTTAACTGGTCGCAAACTGTTTCTTTTACTGGAGTTAATGCAGACTATAACCAAATGAGTGAATTTGGCATTAATACAGGATCCTATGTTGATGAAGATGGTAACGTTACCCTAGGCGAAGAAGGCAAACTGATAATTGATGAAGCCAAATTAAAAAAGGCCATAAACGAGCATCCACAAGAAGTTATAGATTTTTTTACCAAAACAAGCGATACAGATAATGAAAGTGAAATGGGCGTAGCCCAAAGGTTGTACCGTACTTTAAACACTGCTATTAACGATATAATTGACCAAGCGGGCATCAGTAATTCTCTTTCGCAGTATGACAATAGTTATCTGGCTAAAGCAATTGAAGACCTGGATGAGAGAATTGATGCTAAAACGGAAAGTTTAAATGACCTGGAAGATTATTATTACAGTAAATTCACTGCCATGGAAACTGCTATCCAAAAATACAATACCCAGTCGGCATGGCTTTCCCAACAGTTTTCTAGTTAAGGGCTAGCTATGAATACTACTTTAGAAAAGAAGATAATGTTGCTGCAGGAATTTAAAGATTGCACAGCTAAACAAATTGATCTCCTTGAACAAGATTTGCCGGATGAAGCTATAGGGTTATTTACTGCCAAAGAAGAGCTTATCCAGAAGATAGATGTCCTTGAACTTTCTGTAGATGAAAAATTAAACCCTAATCTGGAATGTATAGGAAAGGAGATTACCTGTTTAAATGCAACTTTGGGTGAAAAGCTACAGACAGCCAAAAAACAGCTAGTTTCAAAACTAAAAACAATTCATCAACAAAAGAAAAGCCATAATGTTTATACTAAATATTTTACCCAAACAGAAGGGGCTTTTTTAGACCGGAAGAAATAAGCTAAAGGGGTTGAATAGCCATGTTGACGAAAATTCCTGGCATCGACCCGGTGATACTTAATAACATCAAAGAAAGAACCCAAAGAGAAAAGGTACAGGATACTAAAAATTTAAAAATTGCTGAACGGGATTCACAAGGCAAAGGCCGTCAATGGAAAAAAGAAGGCAGTCAAAAGGAACTAGAAGAATATCTAGAGGAAGTTAATGAAGAATTAGCTAAAGTTAACCAGCCGATTCGCCTAGAAGTAATCATTGAGGATGGGAGACACTGGATTGCCATTAAAGAGGCTGAGACTAATAAGGTTTTGCAAAGATTGTCTCCACGCAGTGCAAGTTCTATTCTCGGTCGAGCCTTAACCCGCACGGGATATTTACTGGACAACAAAGTTTAAAGGAGGGGAGCAGATGAATTCGGTTCAGGCCTATCAAACATATCAGAAAAATCAGGTTACAACAGTATCATCGGAAAAATTAGTTACTATGCTCTATGATGGTGCATTGCGGTTTATTCTCCAGGCTAAGGAAGGGATAGCAGCAAAGGATTTAGAAAAAGCCAATACCAATTTTCTTAAAGCCCAAAGAATTATAGCTGAACTCATGTCCAATTTGGATATGGAAGTTGGCGAAATATCCACCAATTTGTTTTCCTTATATCAATATATGTACGAAAGACTTATGGAGGCAAACTTAAAGAAAGATAGTGCAGTTGCCGGCGAAGTTTATGAACTGCTCATCGACTTGCGCAACACTTGGGTGGAGGCGGTAAAAAGCTTAAACAGTAAAGCGCCGGCTGCACAAAACGACAAATTGACAAAGTAACCTTAAATTTCTAAAATTTCTAAGTATGGAAAAAACAGCTTTTGAAACTGAAGATAAATTTTTATTAGCTCCCATGTATTATGGAGCGGGACTTGTTTCGCTCACCCGCCGGTGGCTTTGCCAAAGGTCAACCTGCGTGCGGGCTTGTCCGGAGCGAAATAATATCTGCGAGCTTTATTTACAAATAAAAGAGTGGTTTAAACTGCTTTTTTTTTATACTTTTTATTAATATCGAAAATGAAATTATTAACAACTTAAAGACTAAAAAGTTTGTCAAAAAAAAGGAATTGTAAATTTTTTGTTGAATATTTCCTTTATAAGGAAAAGTGCAAATAAGTGCAATTTTCACAAGAGGTGTAAAAAATGAAGATTTTTTCTAGCCCAGTGCTAACCGCTTTAGAAAAAGCTTTGGATGCTGCCGCTTTAAGAGAGAGCACTATTGCTAATAATGTGGCGAATGTAAATACCCCTGGCTTTAAACGTTCTTATGTTAATTTTGAAGAAGCTTTGCAGAAATCTTTAAACCCCAAAAGTAATTTTACTTTAGCTGCCGATGAGCAAGGCCATCTTCAGGCAGCTGAAAATCTGGAAACTTTACAGCCGGAGGTGGCTACTGATTATAGCACTTCCATGCGTCAGGATGGAAATAACGTAGACATTGATTCCGAAATGGTTCAGGCTGCTATGAATATGATTAATTATAATTTTGCTGCCGCTAAAGCTAGTAGTAAACTAAGTATTTTAAGCTACGTCATTAGTGGGGGGAATAGATAAATATGCGTTTCTTTGATTCTTTAGCAATTAGTGCTACGGGACTAAGTGCTGAAAGACTGCGGATGGATTTAATATCTTCTAACATTGCCAATGTGAACACAACTCGGACAGCTGAAGGAGGAACTTATAAGAGAGAAGTGGCTGTTTTTGCGGAAAAATTGGATCAAGCTCTCCAAAGTCAAGGAAAACCTAAGGGGCAAGGTGTGGAAGTCGTAGGTATAGTCCAAGATAATAGCCCGGATAAACTGGTTTATGATCCCTCCCACCCCGATGCGGACAGTAATGGTTATGTCCATTATCCCAATATCAACATTGTCAGCGAAATGGTGGACATGATTACGGCAACTAGATCCTACGAAGCTAATTTGACCATTTTAAACGCTGGAAAGAGTATGGCTCAAAAAGCCTTAGAAATAGGTAAGTAATAAGGAGAAATTTAAAAATGAAAGTTTCATTGTTAGCACCAAAACCGCAATTATTGCATAATAAGGAAATAGGAGGAAATAAAGAAAAGCAAAGTAGTAAACTTAATTTTGCCCAGGTTTTACAGGATAAGTTAAACGAAGTAAATGAGCTGCAGCTGGAAGCTGATAATTTGACACAGCAGTATTTAACAGGCGGTCCGGTAGAACTGCACAATGTAATGCTGGCTGGGGAAAAAGCAACTCTAGCACTGCAGCTAACGGTACAAGTTAGAAATAAAATAGTAGATGCTTATCAAGAAATCTCTAGAATGCAGATTTAATTTAGGGAATTATTATGTTTAAGAGTCTTGCTGCTAATTAAAATAGAGTTGGTGTCTATACATGAATTTACTAAAAAAGCTTATAGAGCAAGCAAAAGAGAAATGGAAAAACCTTTCTAAACCACAAAAGTCAATTGTAATTATTATGGCACTGGCTCTTTTGTTATCTTTGCTTTTCCTTATCCAATGGGCCACCAGGGTGGAGTATGCCCCGCTTTTTAACGATTTGGAGCCCAAAACAGCTAGTGCCGTTGTTGATAAACTTAAGGATTTAAATATTCCATACAAGCTGGAAAACCAAGGCAGCACTATTTCTGTTCCTAAGGAGCAAGTTTACGACGCCAGGATTCAATTGGCAGGAGCAGGAGTACTGACAGATACTGGACTAGGTTTTGAAATCTTTGATCAGACAAAAGTAGGCGTGACAGATTTTGTTAACGATGTCAATTATCAAAGGGCTTTACAAGAAGAACTGAGGCGGACAATTGTAGCTTTTGATGAGGTTGATCAAGCAAGAGTGCATATTGTACTGCCTAAAGAAAGCCTTTTTGTTGAAGAAGAGCAGTCA from Bacillota bacterium LX-D includes these protein-coding regions:
- a CDS encoding flagellar protein FlaG, encoding MQLEGMLSIRNSVNSMGQADSSLNISLNLNVQNVDGGNNVGLENKESQEEKNCFKLFQKNDDKFNVKYTNLKFSIHEKTHEVMVKVVDQKSGEIIREIPPEKLLDALAAMWEFTGILIDKKA
- a CDS encoding flagellar hook-associated protein 2, with amino-acid sequence MVTSLTSSSSSRIVGLASGMDIDQMVSDLMKAARKPLDKLYQEKTLKEWKKEDYRTMNTQLLALRTEASNMRLQGTYLARKASSSDESVVTATSANNATTATYSIKITNLATSTIVQSSSDISNIDPTKKISEIFTDVTGEFSFSINGQEFTVDPANKTLNSFLNEISSNSKAGVTAFFASSGTNQGKIVLMSKSTGSTSSINLVDSTNSFLTGKLGLNTTTPGSDATVTINGIETKQSSNIFTINGTTFTLKGKLDTVSTVSVVQDSDAIYNSIKSFVDKYNDVIDKLNTEVREKRYRDYAPLTSEQKEDMKDEEIKLWEEKAKSGMLRSDPILTNCINKMRFNWSQTVSFTGVNADYNQMSEFGINTGSYVDEDGNVTLGEEGKLIIDEAKLKKAINEHPQEVIDFFTKTSDTDNESEMGVAQRLYRTLNTAINDIIDQAGISNSLSQYDNSYLAKAIEDLDERIDAKTESLNDLEDYYYSKFTAMETAIQKYNTQSAWLSQQFSS
- a CDS encoding flagellar protein FlaG, with product MLTKIPGIDPVILNNIKERTQREKVQDTKNLKIAERDSQGKGRQWKKEGSQKELEEYLEEVNEELAKVNQPIRLEVIIEDGRHWIAIKEAETNKVLQRLSPRSASSILGRALTRTGYLLDNKV
- the fliS gene encoding flagellar export chaperone FliS is translated as MNSVQAYQTYQKNQVTTVSSEKLVTMLYDGALRFILQAKEGIAAKDLEKANTNFLKAQRIIAELMSNLDMEVGEISTNLFSLYQYMYERLMEANLKKDSAVAGEVYELLIDLRNTWVEAVKSLNSKAPAAQNDKLTK
- the flgB gene encoding flagellar basal body rod protein FlgB, translating into MKIFSSPVLTALEKALDAAALRESTIANNVANVNTPGFKRSYVNFEEALQKSLNPKSNFTLAADEQGHLQAAENLETLQPEVATDYSTSMRQDGNNVDIDSEMVQAAMNMINYNFAAAKASSKLSILSYVISGGNR
- the flgC gene encoding flagellar basal body rod protein FlgC, which gives rise to MRFFDSLAISATGLSAERLRMDLISSNIANVNTTRTAEGGTYKREVAVFAEKLDQALQSQGKPKGQGVEVVGIVQDNSPDKLVYDPSHPDADSNGYVHYPNINIVSEMVDMITATRSYEANLTILNAGKSMAQKALEIGK
- the fliE gene encoding flagellar hook-basal body complex protein FliE; translated protein: MKVSLLAPKPQLLHNKEIGGNKEKQSSKLNFAQVLQDKLNEVNELQLEADNLTQQYLTGGPVELHNVMLAGEKATLALQLTVQVRNKIVDAYQEISRMQI